A window of the Lactobacillus amylovorus DSM 20531 genome harbors these coding sequences:
- the recO gene encoding DNA repair protein RecO, translated as MVRELKEVQGIIFKRQKYKEADLLAKIMTKQDGIITLIVKGALRPKSRLSAATLNFSMGTYVIYTSGHGLSNLRTYKEVKQFDGLYQDLTKNAYASFIFDLIDHAFVEYQPIGKYYDLALFALKKINEGVDSEMITQIVQMKMLGAYGVEPELRHCVICGKEKGIFDYSIKLGGVVCSDHFGVVNSRMHLKPKETAVLRTIGLLLTDRLGTIKINEETKKATRKAIDRIYRETIDLNLKTKKFLDELKLF; from the coding sequence ATGGTACGCGAACTTAAAGAAGTTCAGGGTATTATTTTCAAGAGACAAAAATATAAAGAAGCAGATTTATTAGCGAAAATCATGACTAAACAAGATGGAATAATTACCTTGATTGTGAAGGGAGCCTTGCGGCCAAAGTCACGTTTAAGTGCTGCAACGCTTAACTTCTCAATGGGAACTTATGTTATTTACACAAGTGGTCATGGTTTGAGCAATCTACGCACGTATAAAGAAGTAAAGCAATTCGATGGGTTATACCAAGATCTAACGAAGAATGCTTATGCTTCTTTTATTTTTGACTTAATTGATCATGCTTTTGTCGAATATCAGCCAATTGGCAAGTATTATGACTTAGCTCTTTTTGCCCTGAAAAAAATCAATGAAGGCGTTGATAGCGAGATGATCACGCAAATTGTGCAAATGAAAATGCTTGGAGCTTATGGCGTTGAGCCCGAGCTTCGTCATTGCGTAATTTGTGGTAAAGAAAAAGGTATTTTCGATTATTCAATTAAATTAGGCGGTGTTGTTTGTAGCGACCATTTTGGTGTAGTAAATAGTCGCATGCATTTAAAACCAAAAGAAACCGCCGTTTTAAGAACAATCGGCCTGCTTCTTACAGATCGTCTTGGCACAATTAAAATTAATGAAGAAACAAAAAAGGCTACTAGAAAAGCGATTGATCGCATCTACCGTGAGACGATCGATTTGAATTTAAAAACCAAAAAATTCTTAGATGAATTAAAACTTTTTTAG